A region of Cellulophaga sp. RHA19 DNA encodes the following proteins:
- a CDS encoding phospho-sugar mutase has protein sequence MSSILDTAKTWLTTTFDTDTKTKVEDLIKNNTEELNDSFYKNLEFGTGGMRGIMGVGTNRINKYTLGKNTQGISNYLKKVYPNEELKVVIAYDCRHNSDTLAKTVAEVFSANGIKVYLFSDLRTTPALSFAVKHLNCHVGIVLTASHNPPEYNGYKVYWTDGGQIVPPQDKEIIAEINKLDFSEINFNADETKIELIDTEVDEAFLSASVKNGSFNAKDKDNFKIVFTSLHGTSITAVPEVLKRAGYKNVTIIEEQAKPDGDFPTVVSPNPEEPEALSIAIKKAEEIGADMVIGTDPDCDRLGIAVRNLEGKLELLNGNQTMVLMTKFLLEQRKQKGFTGDEFIGSTIVSTPMMNKLADLYKVECKTALTGFKWIAKMIKDAPNQYFVGGGEESFGFMVGDFVRDKDAVTSTLLACEIGANAKANGSSFYKDLIDTYVDCGFYKEKLVSLTKKGASGAEEIKQMMADFKDNPVTTIDGSKVEWIQDYNTSTVKNAITGEEKEVAIPKSNVLIYIAEDGTKMAARPSGTEPKIKFYFSVNTNLEKAEDFTAKNDELEQKINRILKELNLN, from the coding sequence ATGAGTTCAATTTTAGATACAGCAAAAACTTGGCTTACAACTACTTTTGATACCGATACAAAAACAAAAGTAGAAGATTTAATAAAAAACAATACAGAAGAACTTAATGATAGTTTTTACAAAAACTTAGAATTTGGTACTGGTGGTATGCGTGGTATTATGGGCGTTGGCACCAATCGTATTAATAAATATACATTAGGTAAAAACACCCAAGGGATTAGCAACTATCTAAAAAAAGTATACCCTAATGAAGAATTAAAAGTTGTTATTGCTTACGATTGCAGACACAATAGTGATACACTTGCTAAAACTGTTGCAGAGGTGTTTTCTGCTAATGGTATTAAAGTATACTTATTTTCAGATTTAAGAACCACTCCTGCATTATCTTTTGCGGTAAAGCACTTAAATTGTCACGTTGGTATTGTACTTACTGCATCTCATAATCCACCAGAATATAATGGTTATAAAGTATACTGGACAGATGGCGGACAAATTGTACCACCACAAGACAAGGAAATTATTGCAGAAATAAATAAACTAGATTTTAGTGAAATTAACTTTAATGCTGATGAAACTAAAATTGAATTGATTGATACAGAAGTTGATGAAGCTTTTTTAAGTGCATCTGTAAAGAATGGTAGTTTTAATGCTAAAGATAAAGACAACTTTAAAATTGTTTTTACATCATTACACGGTACTTCTATTACTGCTGTACCAGAAGTTTTAAAACGCGCTGGTTATAAAAATGTAACTATAATAGAGGAACAAGCTAAACCAGATGGTGATTTTCCAACTGTAGTTTCTCCTAACCCAGAAGAACCAGAAGCACTTTCTATAGCTATAAAAAAAGCAGAAGAAATTGGAGCAGATATGGTTATTGGTACAGACCCAGATTGTGACAGACTAGGTATTGCTGTTCGTAATTTAGAAGGGAAACTAGAGCTACTAAACGGTAACCAAACTATGGTTCTAATGACCAAGTTTCTTTTAGAACAACGTAAGCAAAAAGGATTTACAGGAGATGAGTTCATTGGTTCTACTATTGTATCTACACCAATGATGAACAAGTTGGCAGATTTATATAAAGTAGAATGCAAAACTGCTTTAACAGGCTTTAAATGGATAGCTAAAATGATAAAAGACGCACCTAACCAATATTTTGTTGGTGGTGGCGAAGAAAGTTTTGGTTTTATGGTTGGCGATTTTGTACGCGATAAAGATGCAGTTACCTCTACCCTATTGGCTTGCGAAATAGGAGCAAATGCTAAAGCAAACGGAAGTTCTTTTTATAAAGATTTAATAGACACTTATGTTGACTGTGGTTTCTACAAAGAAAAGTTAGTCTCTTTAACCAAAAAAGGTGCCTCTGGTGCAGAAGAGATTAAACAAATGATGGCAGATTTTAAAGACAATCCTGTTACTACAATAGATGGTTCTAAAGTAGAGTGGATACAAGACTATAATACATCTACAGTTAAAAACGCAATTACAGGTGAAGAAAAAGAGGTTGCAATTCCTAAATCTAATGTACTTATTTACATAGCAGAAGACGGCACAAAAATGGCTGCAAGACCAAGCGGTACAGAGCCAAAAATAAAATTCTATTTTAGTGTAAACACCAATTTAGAAAAAGCTGAAGATTTTACAGCTAAAAACGACGAATTAGAACAAAAAATAAACAGAATTCTAAAAGAACTGAATTTAAATTAA
- a CDS encoding ABC transporter ATP-binding protein, which yields MKYFNKILVYAKPYKTYAILNIISNIFYALFSTLAMVSLFPMLSVLFGQTESITVAPEWTSITEIKDYTIDYLNYYITQNVGNGNQGDALMLMVGLVIGMFFLKNLFGYLAMYFIAFLRNGVLKDLRNALYDKTVELPISYYSEKRKGDTIARITSDVLEIQHSFLSVLELAVREPLTIIFTIAMMVAFSAKLTIFVFIFLPISGFIISLIGKSLKKKSDKVQKEQGTFLSILEETLGGLRVIKAFNAEKTFAGTFQKSTNRFFKFSNSLLNRQNLASPASEFLGIGVIGILLWYGGQMVLVEKSIEPELFITYMGLAYQILTPAKAISKASYGVKKGNAAAERVLEILETENPIAEKENAIDKKEFNNNITLKNISFKYEDDYVLKNFNLTVNKGKTVALVGQSGSGKSTIANLVTRFYDVNEGEIVIDNDNIKDLTKKSLRDLMGLVTQDSILFNDTIKNNIALGKTNATEEEIIEAAKIANAHDFIMEQPNGYDTNIGDSGNKLSGGQKQRLSIARAVLKNPPIMILDEATSALDTESERLVQDALEKMMQNRTSIVIAHRLSTIQSADTIVVLQKGEIVEKGTHSELINNNNVYKKLVDMQSFDV from the coding sequence ATGAAATATTTTAATAAAATACTAGTATATGCCAAGCCTTATAAGACGTACGCAATACTAAACATAATTTCTAATATCTTTTACGCTTTATTTAGCACGTTAGCAATGGTATCGTTATTTCCTATGCTATCTGTATTATTTGGACAAACTGAATCTATCACTGTTGCGCCAGAATGGACAAGTATCACAGAAATTAAAGATTATACTATAGACTATTTAAACTATTACATAACGCAAAACGTTGGTAACGGCAATCAAGGAGATGCTTTAATGTTAATGGTTGGTTTAGTAATAGGTATGTTTTTCTTAAAAAACTTATTTGGCTACTTAGCTATGTATTTTATTGCCTTTTTAAGAAACGGTGTATTAAAAGATTTAAGAAATGCTTTGTATGATAAAACTGTAGAGTTACCAATATCTTACTATTCAGAAAAAAGAAAAGGAGATACTATTGCACGTATTACATCTGATGTTTTAGAAATTCAGCATTCTTTTTTATCTGTTTTAGAGTTAGCTGTTAGAGAGCCACTTACCATTATTTTTACCATAGCAATGATGGTTGCCTTTAGCGCCAAACTAACAATTTTTGTATTTATTTTTCTTCCTATTTCTGGTTTTATTATTTCGTTAATAGGTAAATCATTAAAAAAGAAATCTGATAAAGTACAAAAAGAGCAAGGTACTTTTTTATCAATTTTAGAAGAAACTTTAGGAGGCTTACGAGTTATAAAAGCGTTTAATGCAGAAAAAACATTTGCAGGTACATTTCAAAAATCAACCAACAGATTTTTTAAATTCTCTAATAGCTTATTAAATAGACAAAATTTAGCTTCACCGGCTAGTGAATTCTTAGGCATTGGTGTTATTGGTATTTTACTTTGGTATGGCGGACAAATGGTATTGGTAGAAAAAAGTATAGAACCAGAACTTTTTATCACTTATATGGGGCTTGCTTACCAAATATTAACTCCTGCAAAAGCCATAAGTAAAGCATCTTATGGTGTTAAAAAAGGTAATGCAGCAGCAGAGCGTGTTTTAGAAATTTTAGAAACTGAAAATCCTATTGCTGAAAAAGAAAACGCAATTGATAAAAAAGAGTTTAACAACAACATTACTCTAAAAAATATCTCTTTTAAGTATGAAGATGATTATGTACTTAAAAACTTTAATTTAACAGTTAACAAAGGAAAAACCGTAGCCCTTGTTGGTCAGTCTGGTAGTGGTAAAAGTACTATTGCAAATTTAGTTACACGTTTTTATGATGTAAACGAAGGTGAAATTGTTATAGATAATGATAACATTAAAGACTTAACTAAAAAATCTCTTAGAGATTTAATGGGATTAGTTACGCAAGATTCTATTTTATTTAATGACACCATTAAAAATAACATTGCATTAGGTAAAACAAATGCAACTGAAGAAGAAATTATTGAAGCTGCAAAAATTGCAAATGCACACGACTTTATAATGGAACAACCAAATGGTTATGACACTAACATTGGTGATAGCGGAAACAAACTAAGTGGCGGACAAAAACAACGTTTATCCATTGCACGTGCGGTTCTTAAAAATCCTCCTATAATGATATTAGATGAGGCCACTTCTGCATTAGACACAGAAAGTGAACGCTTGGTACAAGATGCATTAGAAAAAATGATGCAAAACAGAACCTCTATTGTAATTGCCCACAGGCTATCTACCATACAAAGTGCAGATACTATTGTAGTTTTACAAAAAGGAGAAATTGTAGAAAAAGGTACACACTCAGAACTTATAAACAACAACAACGTCTACAAAAAATTAGTAGATATGCAGTCTTTTGACGTTTAG
- a CDS encoding RNA polymerase sigma factor → MITEEALVHQLKDKSSQAKAFEVLVDTYKERLYWHIRKIVLNHNDADDVLQNTFIKVFRNIDKFKGDSKLFSWIYRIATNESLSFLKTKSKMLGVTSEELQSLLLDNLQSDVYFEGDEIQLKLQKAISTLPEKQKLVFNMKYFDELKYEEISEILGTSVGGLKASYHQAVKKIENYLKSN, encoded by the coding sequence TTGATAACCGAAGAAGCTTTAGTACATCAACTTAAAGATAAATCCTCCCAAGCCAAGGCTTTTGAGGTGCTGGTTGACACCTATAAAGAAAGGCTTTATTGGCACATACGTAAAATTGTACTAAACCACAATGACGCTGATGATGTGCTTCAAAACACATTTATTAAAGTATTTAGAAATATAGATAAATTTAAGGGAGACAGTAAGTTATTCTCTTGGATTTACCGTATTGCTACTAATGAGTCGTTATCTTTTTTAAAAACAAAATCTAAAATGCTTGGTGTAACTAGCGAAGAATTACAAAGTTTATTGCTAGACAACCTACAATCTGATGTGTATTTTGAAGGAGATGAAATACAACTAAAATTACAAAAAGCGATTAGTACATTACCAGAAAAGCAAAAATTGGTATTTAATATGAAATATTTTGACGAGTTAAAATATGAAGAAATATCAGAGATACTGGGCACTTCTGTTGGTGGTTTAAAGGCATCTTACCATCAAGCAGTAAAAAAAATTGAAAATTATTTAAAAAGCAATTAA
- a CDS encoding WD40/YVTN/BNR-like repeat-containing protein yields MKKIVFAICALALFACEEKNEVKPFTAVTVKDVYTKNVSVRAIEVLDGSIGFAGSNGVFGSINLKTDEVLTNVQKYDTILPEFRAVGTTGTDFFMLSVTNPALLYKTGENGKMELVYTEKGDGVFYDAINFWNTKEGIAVGDSVDGCLSVIVTRDGGTTWNKITCNNLPEGIAGEGAFAASNTNIKIVGDKTWVATTKGRIFYSADKGVTWDVYSVPMTGLGETHGIFSIDFYNENLGFAIGGDFTKPKQNIKNKAITTDGGKNWTLVADGKEPDYKSCVQFVPGRKGNELVAVGFTGVAYSKNKGQTWKELSSEGFYTIRFVNDSVAYAAGKDRISKLIFK; encoded by the coding sequence ATGAAGAAAATAGTATTTGCAATTTGTGCGCTAGCACTTTTTGCTTGTGAAGAAAAAAATGAGGTAAAACCATTTACAGCAGTTACGGTAAAAGATGTGTATACTAAAAATGTTAGTGTTAGGGCTATTGAGGTTTTAGATGGTAGTATTGGTTTTGCTGGTAGTAATGGTGTTTTTGGATCTATAAATTTAAAAACAGATGAAGTGTTGACCAATGTACAGAAGTATGATACTATTTTACCAGAGTTTAGAGCTGTTGGTACAACGGGAACAGATTTTTTTATGCTTTCTGTAACTAACCCTGCGTTATTATACAAAACCGGTGAAAACGGAAAAATGGAATTAGTTTATACAGAAAAAGGAGATGGTGTTTTTTATGATGCTATAAATTTTTGGAACACAAAAGAAGGTATTGCAGTTGGCGATAGTGTAGATGGTTGCTTGTCTGTTATTGTAACCAGAGATGGTGGCACTACTTGGAATAAAATAACTTGTAATAATTTACCTGAAGGCATTGCTGGTGAAGGAGCATTTGCTGCAAGTAATACCAATATAAAAATTGTTGGAGACAAAACTTGGGTTGCAACAACTAAAGGTCGTATTTTTTATTCTGCAGATAAAGGGGTTACTTGGGATGTGTATAGCGTGCCAATGACAGGTTTAGGAGAAACACACGGAATTTTTTCTATAGATTTTTATAATGAAAATTTAGGTTTTGCTATTGGAGGCGATTTTACTAAGCCAAAACAAAACATAAAAAATAAAGCTATAACTACAGATGGTGGTAAAAATTGGACGTTGGTAGCAGATGGTAAAGAGCCAGATTATAAAAGTTGTGTGCAATTTGTTCCTGGGCGTAAAGGTAATGAGCTTGTTGCTGTTGGTTTTACAGGAGTAGCATACTCTAAAAATAAGGGACAGACTTGGAAAGAACTGTCTAGCGAAGGCTTTTACACTATAAGATTTGTAAATGATAGTGTTGCTTACGCGGCTGGTAAGGACAGAATATCTAAATTGATTTTTAAATAA
- a CDS encoding RsmB/NOP family class I SAM-dependent RNA methyltransferase, with the protein MKLHRNLVFAVIDALNLIFNEDEYADKVVEKVLKFDKRWGSRDRGFIAETTYEIVRWKRLYTEIADVKAPFSRPNLFRIWAVWAVLKGIELPDWKQIEPTPTRRIKGKFDELSKIRKFKESIPDWMDELGEKALGDKKWTKEINALNKQAEVVLRVNTLKATKASLQKALLEENIVANPIKGYPDALTLTERANVFRTEAFKNGMFEMQDASSQLVGHFLDVKPGQRVIDTCAGAGGKALHIAALMENKGLLIALDIYGNKLKELKRRAKRDGAHNIETREIDSTKVIKKLYNSADRVLIDAPCTGLGVLKRNPDAKWKLQPEFLDKITKTQQEILQSYSRMVKSGGKLVYATCSILPQENNDQVIAFLASEAGADFTLTKENKVYASDSGYDGFYMALLEKK; encoded by the coding sequence ATGAAATTACACAGAAACTTAGTATTTGCGGTTATAGACGCACTAAACCTTATTTTTAATGAAGATGAATATGCAGATAAGGTTGTAGAAAAAGTTTTAAAGTTTGATAAACGTTGGGGTTCTAGAGACCGTGGTTTTATAGCAGAAACTACATACGAAATTGTTCGTTGGAAAAGACTGTACACAGAAATTGCAGATGTTAAAGCACCATTTAGCAGACCTAACCTTTTTAGAATTTGGGCTGTTTGGGCAGTTTTAAAAGGAATTGAATTACCAGATTGGAAACAAATAGAACCTACTCCTACACGTAGAATTAAAGGTAAATTTGATGAATTATCTAAAATTAGAAAATTTAAAGAATCTATTCCAGATTGGATGGATGAATTAGGTGAAAAAGCTTTAGGTGACAAAAAATGGACAAAAGAAATTAATGCACTTAATAAGCAAGCAGAAGTTGTACTAAGAGTAAATACTTTAAAAGCAACAAAAGCCAGCTTACAAAAAGCATTATTAGAAGAAAATATTGTTGCCAACCCTATAAAAGGATACCCAGATGCACTAACACTTACAGAAAGAGCCAATGTTTTTAGAACAGAGGCTTTTAAAAACGGAATGTTTGAAATGCAAGATGCTTCATCACAATTAGTAGGTCACTTTTTAGACGTAAAACCAGGTCAACGTGTTATAGACACTTGTGCTGGTGCTGGTGGTAAAGCTTTGCATATAGCTGCTTTAATGGAAAATAAAGGACTTTTAATTGCTTTAGATATTTATGGTAATAAGTTAAAAGAACTAAAAAGACGTGCCAAAAGAGATGGCGCTCACAATATAGAAACAAGAGAAATAGACTCTACTAAAGTAATTAAAAAACTATACAATAGTGCAGACCGTGTTTTAATAGACGCACCTTGTACTGGTCTTGGAGTTTTAAAACGTAATCCGGATGCAAAATGGAAATTACAACCAGAATTTTTAGATAAGATTACAAAAACACAACAAGAAATTTTACAAAGTTACAGTAGAATGGTTAAAAGTGGTGGTAAGTTAGTTTATGCTACGTGTTCTATTTTACCTCAAGAAAACAACGACCAAGTAATTGCTTTTTTAGCTTCGGAGGCTGGTGCAGATTTTACACTTACTAAAGAAAATAAAGTATATGCATCTGACTCTGGTTATGATGGTTTTTATATGGCTTTATTAGAAAAAAAATAA
- the purL gene encoding phosphoribosylformylglycinamidine synthase, whose translation MIHFFGDQTSKIFAVETKNNLTQEDISKLTWLFGNNTKINAASLDAFFVGPRAAMITPWSTNATEITQNMGIEGILRIEEFFASTADVKDFDPMISQKYTALTQDIFTIAITPEEVLPIEDIAAYNQQEGLALSDEEVEYLESVATKIGRKLTDSEVFGFSQVNSEHCRHKIFNGTFVIDGQEKPSSLFKLIKKTSKENPGTIVSAYKDNVAFIKGPTVTQFAPKTADKPDFYTEEEFNSVISLKAETHNFPTTVEPFNGAATGSGGEIRDRLAGGKGSLPLAGTAVYMTSYSRLEENRPWEKAMEERPWLYQTPMDILIKASNGASDFGNKFGQPLITGSVLTFEHQEDARKLGFDKVIMQAGGIGYGKDNQALKDEPKEGNKIVILGGDNYRIGMGGAAVSSADTGEFASGIELNAVQRSNPEMQKRAANAIRGLVESNENPIVSIHDHGAGGHLNCLSELVEDTGGHIDLDKLPVGDPTLSAKEIIGNESQERMGLVIGKDDMGLLERIAERERSPMYEVGEVTNNHRFTFESKTTGEKPMDLALEDMFGSSPKTIMTDKTVTRNYQDASYSLEFFHDYLEQVLQLEAVGSKDWLTNKVDRCVGGRVAKQQCAGPLQLPLNNCGVMALDFKGKEGIATSIGHSPISGLIDPAAGSKNSITEALTNIVWAPLKDGLQSVSLSANWMWPCKNEGEDARLYEAVEAVSAFSIALGVNVPTGKDSLSMKQKYKNEEVIAPGTVIISAAANCNNINQVVEPVLQKNNNAIYYINLSKDNFKLGGSSFAQTQNKIGNNAPNVTDAAYVKTVFNTLQDAIKADKINAGHDVASGGLITTLLEMCFADVNLGANLDLSALGEEDTIKLLFAENAGVVFQADESVETLFANAGVTATKIGSVVEEATLTIKNNGMEMGLNVTSLRDTWSKTSYLLDNKQTANNLAKDRFDNYKNQPLQYTFPANFTGKLPTVNGERPKAAILREKGSNSEREMANAMYLAGFDVKDVHMTDLISGRENLEDIQFLGAVGGFSNSDVLGSAKGWAGAIKYNEKANKVINNFFKREDTLSIGICNGCQLFMELELINPEHEQHGKMTYNDSHKHESNFTSVKIEENNSVMLSTLAGTTLGVWISHGEGKFSLPQNKEDYNIVSTYGYEGYPANPNGSDFNTAMLCDKTGRHLVTMPHIERSTFQWNWANYPTDRMDEVTPWLEAFTNAREWILKQKG comes from the coding sequence ATGATTCACTTTTTCGGAGACCAGACCAGCAAAATTTTTGCTGTAGAAACCAAAAATAATCTTACACAAGAAGATATTTCTAAATTAACATGGCTTTTTGGCAACAATACTAAAATAAATGCGGCGTCTCTTGACGCCTTTTTTGTTGGCCCAAGAGCAGCAATGATTACTCCTTGGAGTACCAATGCTACTGAAATTACTCAGAATATGGGTATTGAAGGCATTTTAAGAATTGAAGAATTTTTTGCTTCTACTGCAGATGTAAAAGATTTTGACCCTATGATATCTCAAAAATATACTGCTTTAACTCAAGATATTTTTACAATAGCTATTACTCCAGAAGAAGTTTTACCTATTGAAGATATTGCTGCTTATAACCAACAGGAAGGTTTAGCTTTAAGTGATGAGGAAGTTGAGTATTTAGAAAGTGTAGCTACAAAAATTGGCAGAAAACTAACAGATTCTGAAGTTTTTGGTTTTAGCCAAGTAAACTCAGAACACTGTAGACACAAAATATTTAATGGTACGTTTGTAATAGATGGACAAGAAAAACCATCTTCTTTATTTAAATTGATAAAGAAAACATCTAAAGAAAATCCAGGTACCATTGTATCTGCTTATAAAGACAATGTTGCTTTTATAAAAGGCCCAACTGTAACTCAGTTTGCACCAAAGACAGCAGATAAGCCAGATTTTTATACAGAAGAAGAATTTAACTCTGTTATATCATTAAAAGCAGAAACACATAATTTCCCTACAACTGTAGAGCCTTTTAATGGTGCTGCAACTGGTTCTGGAGGAGAAATTAGAGACAGGTTAGCTGGTGGTAAAGGTTCTTTACCTTTAGCAGGTACTGCGGTTTATATGACATCTTACTCTAGGTTAGAAGAAAACAGACCTTGGGAAAAAGCAATGGAAGAACGTCCTTGGTTATACCAAACACCAATGGATATTTTAATAAAAGCATCTAACGGGGCGTCTGACTTTGGAAACAAATTTGGGCAACCTTTAATTACTGGTTCTGTTTTAACTTTTGAGCATCAAGAAGATGCTCGTAAACTTGGGTTTGATAAAGTTATTATGCAAGCTGGTGGTATTGGTTACGGTAAAGATAACCAAGCTTTAAAAGACGAACCTAAAGAAGGCAATAAAATTGTTATTCTTGGTGGAGACAACTACCGTATAGGTATGGGTGGTGCAGCTGTTTCTAGTGCAGATACGGGTGAGTTTGCTTCTGGTATTGAATTAAATGCCGTGCAACGTTCTAACCCAGAAATGCAAAAAAGAGCAGCAAATGCTATTCGTGGTTTAGTAGAAAGCAATGAAAACCCAATTGTTTCTATTCATGATCATGGTGCAGGCGGACACTTAAACTGCTTGTCTGAACTTGTTGAAGATACAGGCGGACATATAGATTTAGACAAATTACCAGTTGGTGACCCAACACTTTCTGCTAAAGAAATTATTGGTAATGAGTCTCAAGAACGTATGGGACTTGTTATAGGTAAAGATGATATGGGCTTGCTAGAGCGTATTGCAGAGCGTGAGCGTTCTCCAATGTACGAAGTTGGTGAGGTTACAAACAACCATAGATTTACATTTGAGTCTAAAACTACAGGGGAAAAACCTATGGATTTAGCTTTAGAAGATATGTTTGGGAGTTCTCCTAAAACAATAATGACAGATAAAACCGTTACTCGTAATTACCAAGATGCTAGTTATTCATTAGAGTTTTTTCACGATTATTTAGAGCAAGTTTTACAATTAGAAGCCGTTGGCTCTAAAGACTGGTTAACTAACAAAGTAGACCGTTGTGTTGGTGGCCGTGTTGCCAAACAACAATGCGCAGGCCCATTGCAATTACCACTTAACAATTGTGGTGTTATGGCGCTAGATTTTAAAGGTAAAGAAGGTATTGCAACTTCTATTGGGCACTCACCTATTTCAGGATTAATAGACCCAGCTGCAGGTAGTAAAAATAGTATTACAGAAGCTTTAACTAATATTGTTTGGGCTCCTTTAAAAGATGGTTTACAATCTGTTTCTTTATCTGCTAACTGGATGTGGCCTTGTAAAAACGAAGGTGAAGATGCGCGTTTATACGAAGCTGTAGAAGCGGTATCTGCGTTTAGTATTGCTTTAGGCGTTAACGTACCAACTGGTAAAGATTCGCTTTCTATGAAGCAGAAATACAAAAATGAAGAAGTTATAGCTCCTGGAACCGTAATTATTTCTGCTGCTGCAAACTGCAACAATATTAACCAAGTAGTAGAGCCTGTTTTACAAAAAAACAACAATGCTATCTACTACATAAACCTATCTAAAGACAACTTTAAATTAGGTGGTTCTTCTTTTGCACAAACTCAAAACAAAATAGGAAACAATGCACCAAATGTTACAGATGCTGCTTATGTAAAAACAGTGTTTAACACATTACAAGACGCAATAAAAGCTGATAAAATTAACGCCGGACACGATGTTGCCTCTGGTGGTTTAATTACAACTTTACTAGAAATGTGTTTTGCTGATGTTAATTTGGGTGCCAACTTAGACTTATCTGCGTTAGGAGAAGAAGATACCATTAAATTATTATTTGCTGAAAATGCTGGTGTTGTTTTTCAGGCAGATGAAAGTGTAGAAACTTTATTTGCTAACGCTGGTGTAACTGCTACTAAAATTGGTTCTGTGGTTGAAGAAGCTACATTAACAATAAAAAATAACGGTATGGAAATGGGACTAAACGTAACTTCATTAAGAGATACGTGGTCTAAAACATCATACTTATTAGACAACAAACAAACAGCAAATAATTTAGCTAAAGACAGGTTTGACAATTATAAAAATCAGCCTTTACAATACACTTTCCCTGCTAACTTTACTGGTAAGTTACCAACAGTAAACGGAGAAAGACCAAAAGCTGCAATTTTACGTGAAAAAGGAAGTAACTCTGAACGTGAAATGGCAAATGCAATGTATTTAGCTGGTTTTGATGTAAAAGATGTGCATATGACCGATTTAATATCGGGACGTGAAAACCTAGAAGACATTCAGTTTTTAGGAGCCGTTGGTGGTTTCTCTAACTCAGATGTACTAGGCAGTGCAAAAGGTTGGGCTGGTGCCATTAAATACAACGAAAAAGCCAACAAAGTAATAAACAACTTCTTTAAAAGAGAAGATACATTGTCTATTGGTATTTGTAACGGTTGCCAGTTATTTATGGAGTTAGAGCTTATTAACCCTGAGCATGAGCAACACGGAAAAATGACATATAACGATTCTCATAAACACGAGAGCAACTTTACATCTGTTAAAATTGAAGAAAACAACTCTGTAATGCTATCTACTTTAGCGGGCACTACACTAGGAGTTTGGATTAGTCACGGTGAAGGTAAATTTAGCTTACCACAAAACAAAGAGGACTACAATATTGTTTCTACTTATGGTTATGAAGGTTATCCTGCAAATCCAAACGGTAGTGATTTTAATACTGCTATGTTGTGCGATAAAACAGGAAGACACTTGGTTACAATGCCACACATAGAGCGTTCTACATTCCAATGGAACTGGGCAAATTACCCAACAGACCGTATGGATGAAGTTACACCTTGGCTAGAAGCATTTACAAATGCTAGGGAGTGGATTTTAAAACAAAAAGGATAA
- a CDS encoding CIA30 family protein, whose protein sequence is MKTIIDFTSLTDSKEWHTITDVVMGGVSKSNFEVLTDHIGVFSGHVSLDNNGGFAMVKHKTTLHCKNYTTICITLKGDGKAYQFRIKENTETKHWFIAPFTTNGEWQTIDIKLNSMYAMYRGNEVNIPNFNGDSIHEIAFLIGNKKAEDFKLELKNITLK, encoded by the coding sequence ATGAAAACTATTATCGATTTTACTTCCTTAACAGACTCTAAAGAATGGCATACGATTACAGATGTTGTTATGGGTGGTGTATCTAAAAGTAATTTTGAAGTTTTAACTGATCATATTGGTGTTTTTAGTGGTCACGTATCGCTAGATAATAATGGTGGCTTTGCTATGGTTAAACATAAAACAACGTTACACTGTAAAAATTACACCACTATTTGTATTACATTAAAAGGTGACGGCAAGGCATATCAATTTAGAATAAAAGAAAACACAGAAACTAAACATTGGTTTATTGCTCCTTTTACTACTAATGGAGAATGGCAGACTATAGATATTAAATTAAATAGTATGTATGCAATGTATAGAGGAAATGAGGTTAACATTCCTAACTTTAATGGTGATAGTATACATGAGATTGCCTTTTTAATAGGTAATAAAAAAGCAGAGGATTTTAAATTAGAACTTAAAAATATTACGCTAAAATAA